The genomic window TCGACAACCGCGTCGCTGACCCGCTCCACCAAAAACTCAACATACTCGGCCGGTTGAATCTCGCCCTCGTCCGGTAGCACGTATTTGCCTTCGACCATCACCGGTGCTGTGTGAGTGTGGGTCGCGTTGACAAACAATTTTTGCACATCGATTTCAGGCAACTTTTTGGCAACCCCATTCCTGATTCGCGTTTGGACGTCCTCGCGGATGACCACCAAGTCGCAGGAGACCATGATGGCCAAATCCAGCGACGTGTCGCCATCGCGTGACTCTAGCACGAGCACATTCGCCGTGACGGGGCTCTCCACTTTCGTTGCGATCCGCGTATGAAACTGACCGGAGAGAGCGACGGGTTCATCGGGCGTGATGCTGGTGACGGCGGAACCGACCATCAAATCGGCCGCCTTGAGTCCGGGCGTGTGGCAACACAAAAAAGCGGCTAGACAGACCGCCACACCGGAGAATCGCCCGTGAAGGGTACGGCGGTGGAAGGGCGGATGATTCTTGATCATGATGCGTTCCTTAATGAATACAGGCAGGGTGGTGAAATTAATCAGGCGGGACGGTGAGCTGAGCGCACCGCGTCCGTGGCGGAGGGCAGCCAAGGCGAAGGGGAACCGACTCGGAATTCTGCAGCACCCCTCGTTAACTTGCCGCGGCAGGTAACAAGTGTAATCGATCGATCGACAGCGTGTGGCCACCTTACCGCCGTAATTGACTCACTCGTAAGGGGCAGGTAACATCGCCGCGTACCTCGCCCTCCCTTTATCCCTCCCGCCCACCTTGCCGCGCACGCGCTCCTCCCGGAAGCAATTCTCTGATGACGATCTCTGAGGAAACGGTAAATCGATTGCTCGAAACGGCCATTGCCGTTCAACAGGTACCCGCGCCCACGTTCGATGAACTTGAGCGGGCTCGGTTTGTCCAAGACGCGTTTTCCCAAGCCGGACTCGCCGACGTCACCATGGACGACATGCACAATGTCTACGGTCGGATTCCCGGCGGCGGCGGGAATCCCAGCGGCGGCGAGATTCCCAGCGGCGGCGAGATTCCCAGCGGCGGCGAGATTCCCAGCGACGAAAAATGCCTTCTGATCACCGCGCATCTCGACACGGTCTTCCCCGCCGGGACCGATCTCTCGGTGCGGCGCACCCTGGGCCGGATTTCCGGCCCCGGCATCGGCGATAACTCGTTGGCGGTCGCCGCGCTGATCGAGCTGCCCCGCGTGCTGCGCGAAGCCGGCATCACCCTCGCTCGCGATTGCTGGTTGGTCGCCAACGTCTGCGAAGAGGGGCAAGGCGATCTTCGCGGAGCCCGCGAAGTGATGCGCCGCTTCGGTCCTTCTCCCGCCGCCTGGATCGCCTTGGAGGGCGGGTTCCTCGGCCGCGTCTGCTTCCGCGGCGTCGGCTCGCTTCGCTACCGCATTTCGGTCCGCACCGGCGGCGGACACAGCTGGTTCGACTTCGGACAACCGAGCGCCATCCACGTGCTCGTCGATCTCGCCAAACAACTCACCGAGTTGCGCGTGCCCCGCCAACCGAAGACCACCTTCAACGTCGGCGTGATTCAGGGAGGCGCTTCGATTAACACGATCGCCGAGTCGGCCCACTTGGAATTGGATCTTCGCTCGGACGATCCCGACGCCCTCGCCGAACTGGTCGCCCAGGTTGAGCGTATTCGCGGCGCGTTCGCCCCCGACGGCGCCGACGTCAATTGGGAAGTCATCGGCCGACGGCCCGCGGGCAGCTTACCGGCGGAGCATCCTCTGGTCGCCTGCGCCCTCGACGCCCTGAGCGAAGCGGGATTCGATGCCGACGAAATCGACACCAGCCCCGCCTCGACAGACGCTAACATCCCGTTGTCCTCGGGATGTCCAGCCGTTTGCGTCGGATTGGCGCGCGGCTTCCATCTCCACCGCCTCGACGAATACATCGAGACCGATGGGCTGGGAACCGGGATGACCCAGTTACTCTTGCTCTTGCAGAAACTCTAGAACCCGGGATGAGAGACAACGTGACAGACCAACCCACGGTTGTGGAATCGCTCTTCAGCGGCGATCCGCTTGCGACTTCACTTTGCCTGATCGCAATCTTTCTGGCCTGTCCAGCGGTGTTGATGCAGGTGATCCCCCGCATCCCCGTGATCCGCAAGGTCACCTTCGTCCCCTTTCTCTTCCTGGTGCCGATGATCCTCTCCAGCCTGGGGATCATCCCGGACAGCTACCCGCTGTACAAACCTTTGCAGTCCACCGCGCTGTACATGGCCATTTTCTTCATGGTGTTGGCGATCGATCTCGGACAGATCCTGCGATCCCTTGCCACCCGGATTTTGTTGCTGTTTGTGATCGGCTGTCTGGGCACTGCGACCGGCGCGATTCTGGCCCACGCGATCTGCGCTCCGTTGATCGGGACCGAGTCGTCCGCGATGGTCGCCGGCTGCACGACGGCGGCCTATTCGGGAGGCTCGATGAACTGGGCCGCCGTGAGTGAGGCGATCGACGTTCCCGGCTCGCTCAGCGCCACCGCCTTTCCCGCCATGGTGATCATGTACACGCTATACCTAGGCGCACTACTCGCCCTGGATAACTCGCCGCTGCGTCCGCTGCTCGAACGCTGGATCGGCGTGGAGGACCGCAACGACGCGCCCGCGATGGCTGCCGCAGACGAAGTTCAATCGTCCGCGGCCCCAAAACTGGAAGACTATATCAACGGTTTCCTCGCCTTTACGATCGTCTACCTAGCCTCAATCGTGCTCGAGCAATGGGTTCGCGGCTTGGTCTTCATCCCCATGGTGATCTTCCTGACGACGTTCGCCATCCTGCTGGGAGCGGTGGCGCCGAAGGTGCGATTTGCGGGCGTCAGACGGCTCGGCAACTTGTCCACGTTCGGCGAAGCGTCGCTCTATTTCCTACTGGGGATCATCGGGGCCCAGGCTTCGCTGAGCGGCAGCCTGCTAAACGCGCCAGCCCTATTGCTGATGCCCACCGTGGTCATTGCCGTGCACGTGTTCGTGCTGTTGTTGTCCGCGCGGCTCTTGAAGGTCGACCTAGCGACGTGCACCATCGTCTCGATTGCGGCAATTGGTGGAGCGGCGAGTGCTCCGGCCGCCGCCGGCGCACTCCGCGCCCCCGAATTGATCCCGCTTGGAGTTCTGCTGGGATCGCTAGGCTATGCCATCGGCACCTACCTCGGCGTTTACCTCGGCCTGTTTTTGCTCGGTTAGGATCGCTCGGAGCTGCTCAAAAACAACGCCTTTGAACAGCCCAGGATCGCTCCTCGACGCTCACCACTCGTACGTTTCCACGCTGTACTTTTCAAGCTTGTCTCGATTCACCCGGATTCCCAACCCCGGTCCGTCCGGCACCTTGACCTCACAGCCATCGCGAACCTCGAACCAGTCGTCCACAATGTCATCGGTCAGATAGGCCAATCCGGCACCGACATCTGATGGGTACGTGGCGCCGGGTAGCGACGCCGCCGCAAGCCGCCCCGCTTCGGCAATCCCACTGCCCAACCGCGACCCGATCCACACCGGCGTCCCGGCCTTGCGACAGAGATCGTGAACCCGTTTCGAATCGACCAATCCTCCGACCCGCCCGACCTTGATATTGACAATATCGGCCGCCTTCATCTCCAGTGCACAGCGGGTCAGGTGCGGAGTTTGAATGCTCTCGTCGAGGCAGATCGGCGTTTTCATCCTGCGGCAGAGTTCGCGGTGGAACCATAGATCGTCGTGATCCAACGGCTGCTCGATCATCATCAGCCCGAAGCGATCCCAGCTCGCCAGATGCTCGATATCATGCGGCTGGTACGCCGAGTTGGCATCGACCATCATCTCCACGTCGGGATAGGCAGCTCGGGCAGCCTCGATGTATTCCACGTCCTGTCCCGGACAAACCTTGATCTTGATGCGGCGATATCCCTTGGCAAGTTCTTGAGCGATCGTCTCGACCAAACTCTCGGGCGTTCCCTTGATCCCGATACTCGGCCCAACCTGGACCCACGGCTGTGACTCGCTAGGATCGTCCGCCAGCAGGTGCGCCACCGAGCTTCCCCGACTCTGTCCCAAAACATCCCACAGCACCGACTCAAACGCCGCCTTGGCAAAGGAGTGGCCGCGGATCCCTTCCATCGCTTCGACCCATTCCTCCGGATCGCTCCACGCGCGGGATCGCATCAGTGGGGCCAACACGGTGCGGCCGATCGAAAGGGCCGTTTCCGAAGTCTCGGTGGTGTAGAAGGGCACGCCGTCAACGGCCGCCTCTCCCCATCCGACCCACGGGCCGCATTGGGCTTCGAGCACCACGAAGTCCTTCATGGTCACTTCGCCCACGCTGATCCGAAACGGCGACTTCAGCGGAATTTGCACCCGCCGTGCCACCAAACGATCAAACTTAAAACCCTTTGACATACACACAGTCCCATTTCGTTCTTTGGTGTTACCGTTCCGCCCTGAACCTTACACAACCACAGGCAAGTTCTTCGCATGCGTGTCTCGCATGCGTCGCGACGATTTTCGATTTTGCCACCAATCATGGCGGATATGCGAGGGCGAAGCAAGATACGAGGAAGCCCTGACGCCAACACCGACCTTTCGTCATCCTTGCCTTTGGGTTTAGCCGGTGTCGCATCCATGCGTTCAGGAACGCCGCGAAGTGTTTCGAAGTGGGTGCGTATCCGAGAGCCATCGACCGCAGTGAGTGGATGACCGACGACATCGAATCGAGACGGATCCGCCGATGGAACTTCGGTGGCCAATGTTGCAGCGATCTTTTTAAGCGGTTCACGGTCAACGATGCTCACCGATTCGAACTGGGATCCGAGCGATGGCCGCCCCACACCGAACTTTTTCGGAACCTCTTTGAGAGTGCTGGCTTGTTGGAGACCTTCTGCCTAGATCATCGCTGACGCAGACCGCCTGGCAAAGTCGGGTGGAAATCGTCGCGTAAATTTCGTGCCCAACCGTATTGGGTCCGACTTCTTTGATTTCTTCATTCCGTATTCACGACTTCGTCTGCTCTTGATACGTGCGACCAAGAGCAGAAACCCCCATCACGGTTTGCTCAAATACGGGTCAGCGAACTTGAGATACTGCTCCCAATCGTAGGCTGTGATACCATGATCTCCTGTCCGCAGGTGATACCCAATTGTCGTATGAATCGGTTGATCGGGTACAGGCGGTTGGCTTTGCGACAAAGCAGGTTTATCAAAGAGCTCATAGACCGGACCCGCATGCTTCGCGGCAAGGTACTCGCCTTTGGGATCAGCCCAACCGTCGTTCGTAGCACTGGCAACGTAGAGCGGTCGGGGCGCGACGAGTGCCATCAGCATATGCTGATCCACCGGCAGGGCGTGTTCTCGGTGTTGGTACTGTTGATGATTGGTACAGAACCAATAGCCGACCGGTTTGATCATGTGGTGAATCCGTTCACCATAGCAACGCCGGTACAGTGCCGCTCCGCCACAACCGGAATCATTGCTGATCACCATGGCGAATCGCGTGTCCTGTGCCCCCGCCCAAAGAGCTGCTTTACCCAGTCTTGAATGACCGATCACTGCGATTCGCGACGCATCGACCTGTCCATCCGTTTCCAAATAGTCGAGCACTCGCGACAAACTCCAAGCCCAGGCACCGATGGAACCCCACTCGGTCGGTTCGGGTTTCGTTTGCCCCTCGTCATAGAACAAGGGGTGAATGCCGTCAGTGAAATCATTGCGATAATTGTCTGGATCAACCTGATCGCGATGAACCGTCACAAGTGCGTAGCCATGATCGATAATTTTTTCCAATTGCCAACGACTTGCGGATGAGCCGCGAGCCTTTGCCGTGCCTCGCTGGATGATTTCCGAGTCAGCATGGATCGTATGATTGCCGTTGAAATTCAAGCCGACGAATCCAGCAACCGGCCCCGTCGCTTGGTTCGGGATGTACATCAAGATGTCGAGACGATACGGGTCATCGCCAAAGAATGCGGCAATTTGTTTGCGTGTGGCACGCCCGTCAAGAGCGTTGGAATCAGTCTCAACCACTTCATACTTGACCGCCAATTTTCGACTGGGTGTTTTCCCATAGACCGAATCCTCGAACATCCGCAGTACTTCCCCTCGTCGATGGGCTACCCATTCGTCTCGCCCAACCGACTGACCCGCGTTGTCAATCAATGCGTTTGGTAGTTCGTAGGAGGGAACTTTTGTCTCGTCGTAGTTGGTGTCCGCTGGTGGTTTTGCTACCGATACCGAAGAACCGACCGCAAATAGAATTGCTACCATCGCAATACGAAGCATGATTGACTCGTCCTTTTTAATTTTTCGGCTGTGCCATTCTCGACGAGTCGTGCTCATCCGCAGAACTCGCGTCGATCTTGATTGGGTTAGGCTCATTAGTCACAGGATAGCAGCCAATGGCGAACAAAATAACGTTCAGACCGAAGTAGCCCCCATTCATTCCTGCGGGAGATCGTCCGGTGGCCAGCGGGTAAGGGTGGCCGTAGCGGAGGCGGTAAAGTAGCGGAGCCAGTATAATGGCGAAGCCAACCCGCCGGTCTAGGATCCATGCGCAGATCAACCGACACTCACGGAGCAAATCCCGGTCAAGACAGGTACTCGATCGCCCACTACACGATCGTCAACGGGATCACCAGTATAACGCGATTCCAGCCAACGAGCATTCGATACCGCCATGTGCCGCGAGGGTAAACCGACAATCACTGGCGGTCGAGCGCCTCACCCGACCACACTCGGGTGCACCCGCGTTGCTCTGCTCTTCGTGGCCGTCAGATTCCCGTTACAGGAACCCGCCGAAAGTATTCGGTGAATCCACCGATGGCGGTGATGATCCAGTACGAGTCAGGGCTGTCAAATTGTATCTCGGTGAAGGTCGACAATTCGAACATCGCCATGTCCGGGGCCGGCTTTGAATCATCGCGAATCACAACGCAGTGCAAGTCAGTACCCATCACGGTGTACGGTATTGTTTCATGATTACCGTCTAGCTCAGTCGTGTATGTAGACTCTGTATAGGTCACCTTCAACTTGCCAAAAAGCTGTCCAAGTGTTTCCTTCTGGCTTTCGCAAAGGTGCTCTACGGTGCGGTCCCTATCTGATATCCACGTTCCGATTAGGGGACGAACTCCGGCGTCGATTGTGAGGGCATCGCGAGCAATCCGATTGGGCTAGAGAATGAGCATGTGTCTTAGTAACAGAACGATAATGATCAGCGAGCGGCGGAAACCGGCAGGCGTTGGCTTGTCTTGCTGGCCGGATCGACCACGCCCCCATCCACTTGCACCAAATGATACCTGAGATCATTGGCCAGCGCAACATTCGTCCTTGCACGTCTGAACGTGAGCTGTCCGCCCTGAGCAGAAATGAATAAACAGGAGAAAACGGAGGAAACAGAGCAGAGCGGTCCAGTGTCTCCGTTTACTCTGCGACCTCCTGTTCAATCCAACCGCGCCCCATCCAATTGCACCAAATGATACCTGAGATCACTGGCCAGCGCAACATTCGTCCTTGCAAGTCTGAACGTGAACTGTTCGCCGTGAGCAGAAATGAACAAACAGGAGATAACGGAGGAAACAGAGCAGAACGGTCCAGTGTCTCCGTTCACTCTGAGACCTCCTGTTCAATCCAACCGCGCCCCATCCAATTGCACCAAATGCCACCGGAGATCATTGGCCAGCGCAACATGCGTCCTTGCACGTCTGAACGTGAACTGTCGGCCGTAAGCAGAAATAAAAAAACAGGAGATAACGGAGGAAACGGAGCAGAGCGGTCCAGTGTCTCCGTTTACTCTGCGACCTCCTGTTCAATCCGACCGCGCCCATCCAATTGCACCAACTGATACCTGAGTTCATTGGCCAGCGCAACATTCGTCCTTGCACGTCTGAACGTGAACTGTCAGCCGTGAGCAGAAATGAACAAACAGGAAATAACGGAGCAGAGCGGTCCAGTGCCTCCGTTCACTCTGCGACCTCCTGTTCAATCCAACCGCGTCCCATCCAATTGCACCAACTGATACCTGAGATCATTGGCCAGCGCAACATGCGTCCTTGCACGTCTGAACGTGAACTGTCAGCCGTAAGCAGAAATAAAAAAACAGGAGATAACGGAGGAAACAGAGCAGAGCGGTCCAGTGTCTCCGTTCACTCTGCGACCTCCTGTTCAATCCGACCACGCCACATCCAATTGCACCAAATGATACCTGAGATCATTGGCCAGCGCAACATGCGTCCTTGCACGTCTGAACGTGAACTGTCAGCCGTAAGCAAAAAGAACAAACAGGAGATAACGGAGGAAACAGAGCAGAGCGGTCCAGTGTCTCCGTTCACTCTACGACCTCCTGTTCAATCCGACCGCGCCCATCCAATTGCACCAACTGCCACCTGAGTTCATTGGCCAGCGCAACATTCGTCCTTGCAAGTCTGAACGTGAACTGTTCGCCGTGAGCAGAAAAGAACAAACAGGAGATAACGGAGGAAACGGAGCAGAGCGGTCCAGTGCCTCCGTTTACTCTACGACCTCCTGTTCAATCCGACCACGCACCAATCAAACGGTGACTTCAAAGTCGAATCCCAGCAAACAGCGGCCTGATGAATTCAGATTGGCCAAGTCCGAACGCAACCATTAGTGATTATCAGTGTTCATTCGTGGTGCAAAACATCCGGAAACACGAACCGCTAGTCGGCACTAATGAACACTAATCTCAGCCCCCGTTCCAAGCAATGGACAGCGGGAACGGCGGTTATCACCCGGTCCGAGCGGACGAGCCACCATCAGAACAAGTGCACACCAAATGGACACCAACGATCGATCGGCAACACAACATTGGTCCGCGCACGTTCAAGCAAGGACCGTTCGCCGCAAGAAAAAATGATCCAACAGGAGGGAACAGAGAGAACAGAGCAGAATTGATCATCGCCTCCGTTTACTCTGCGACCTCCTGTGCAATCCGACCGCGCCCCCATCAAACGGTGACTTCAAAGTCGGAATCCCAGGATACCGAGGCCTGATGAATTCAGATGGGCTAAGTTCGAGAGCAACCATTAGTGATTATCAGTGTTCATTAGTGGTGCAAAACATCCGGAAACACGAACCGCTAATCGGCACTAATGAACACTAATCTCAGTCCTCGTTCCAAGCAATGGACAGCGGGAACGGCGGTTATCACACGGTCCGAGCGGACGAGCCACCATCAGAACAAGTGCACACCAAATCGACACCAACGTTCGATCGGCAACGCAACATTGGTCCGCGCACGTTCAAGCAAGGACCATTCGCCGCAGGAAAAAATGATCCAACAGGAGGGAACAGAGAGAACAGAGCAGAATTGACCATCGTCTCCGTTTGCTCTGCGACCTCCTGTTCAATTCGACCGCGCACCCATCAAACGGTGACATCAAACACGAATCTCAGGAAACCGAGGCCTGAGGAATTTTGGCGGACCAAGTTCGGGTGCAAATCCTTGCGTTCATCACGCAGCTTAAAGACTACGGAAACACGAACCGCTAATCGGCACTAATGAACAC from Novipirellula galeiformis includes these protein-coding regions:
- the menC gene encoding o-succinylbenzoate synthase, whose translation is MSKGFKFDRLVARRVQIPLKSPFRISVGEVTMKDFVVLEAQCGPWVGWGEAAVDGVPFYTTETSETALSIGRTVLAPLMRSRAWSDPEEWVEAMEGIRGHSFAKAAFESVLWDVLGQSRGSSVAHLLADDPSESQPWVQVGPSIGIKGTPESLVETIAQELAKGYRRIKIKVCPGQDVEYIEAARAAYPDVEMMVDANSAYQPHDIEHLASWDRFGLMMIEQPLDHDDLWFHRELCRRMKTPICLDESIQTPHLTRCALEMKAADIVNIKVGRVGGLVDSKRVHDLCRKAGTPVWIGSRLGSGIAEAGRLAAASLPGATYPSDVGAGLAYLTDDIVDDWFEVRDGCEVKVPDGPGLGIRVNRDKLEKYSVETYEW
- a CDS encoding M20/M25/M40 family metallo-hydrolase, with product MTISEETVNRLLETAIAVQQVPAPTFDELERARFVQDAFSQAGLADVTMDDMHNVYGRIPGGGGNPSGGEIPSGGEIPSGGEIPSDEKCLLITAHLDTVFPAGTDLSVRRTLGRISGPGIGDNSLAVAALIELPRVLREAGITLARDCWLVANVCEEGQGDLRGAREVMRRFGPSPAAWIALEGGFLGRVCFRGVGSLRYRISVRTGGGHSWFDFGQPSAIHVLVDLAKQLTELRVPRQPKTTFNVGVIQGGASINTIAESAHLELDLRSDDPDALAELVAQVERIRGAFAPDGADVNWEVIGRRPAGSLPAEHPLVACALDALSEAGFDADEIDTSPASTDANIPLSSGCPAVCVGLARGFHLHRLDEYIETDGLGTGMTQLLLLLQKL
- a CDS encoding DUF819 family protein, coding for MTDQPTVVESLFSGDPLATSLCLIAIFLACPAVLMQVIPRIPVIRKVTFVPFLFLVPMILSSLGIIPDSYPLYKPLQSTALYMAIFFMVLAIDLGQILRSLATRILLLFVIGCLGTATGAILAHAICAPLIGTESSAMVAGCTTAAYSGGSMNWAAVSEAIDVPGSLSATAFPAMVIMYTLYLGALLALDNSPLRPLLERWIGVEDRNDAPAMAAADEVQSSAAPKLEDYINGFLAFTIVYLASIVLEQWVRGLVFIPMVIFLTTFAILLGAVAPKVRFAGVRRLGNLSTFGEASLYFLLGIIGAQASLSGSLLNAPALLLMPTVVIAVHVFVLLLSARLLKVDLATCTIVSIAAIGGAASAPAAAGALRAPELIPLGVLLGSLGYAIGTYLGVYLGLFLLG
- a CDS encoding glucuronyl esterase domain-containing protein, whose product is MLRIAMVAILFAVGSSVSVAKPPADTNYDETKVPSYELPNALIDNAGQSVGRDEWVAHRRGEVLRMFEDSVYGKTPSRKLAVKYEVVETDSNALDGRATRKQIAAFFGDDPYRLDILMYIPNQATGPVAGFVGLNFNGNHTIHADSEIIQRGTAKARGSSASRWQLEKIIDHGYALVTVHRDQVDPDNYRNDFTDGIHPLFYDEGQTKPEPTEWGSIGAWAWSLSRVLDYLETDGQVDASRIAVIGHSRLGKAALWAGAQDTRFAMVISNDSGCGGAALYRRCYGERIHHMIKPVGYWFCTNHQQYQHREHALPVDQHMLMALVAPRPLYVASATNDGWADPKGEYLAAKHAGPVYELFDKPALSQSQPPVPDQPIHTTIGYHLRTGDHGITAYDWEQYLKFADPYLSKP